From the genome of Clavibacter nebraskensis NCPPB 2581:
CCGCTCGTCACGCGGTTCCGCCGAGCGAGCACGTGCTACGCGGAGAGCTCGGTGCGTCCCTTGCCACGGCGGGCGGCGAGGATCGCACGACCCGCGCGGGTGCGCATGCGAAGGCGGAAGCCGTGCTTCTTGGCCTTCTTGCGGTTGTTCGGCTGGAAGGTGCGCTTGCTCACGGTGAGTCTCCACTC
Proteins encoded in this window:
- the rpmH gene encoding 50S ribosomal protein L34, whose product is MSKRTFQPNNRKKAKKHGFRLRMRTRAGRAILAARRGKGRTELSA